One genomic segment of Halococcus sediminicola includes these proteins:
- a CDS encoding Lrp/AsnC family transcriptional regulator — MSGPALTGSESAASDKHSPQRILEEHLDELDYQIFEALNENGRMSDTELADRVGLSRTAVRRRRENLTESGILEVLAVVVLQEANLAYADVRISLNRGVDSQQRNEFIRTLIEAELLYSVDSIMGDHDLFVRGWHSTLGNLKTYLWKLLESQPAVADFTISPVVHTWKAWDRELDLPQEEQHSE, encoded by the coding sequence ATGAGTGGACCAGCACTAACCGGATCGGAGTCAGCAGCATCCGACAAACACTCGCCACAGCGAATTTTGGAAGAACACCTTGACGAGTTGGACTACCAAATCTTCGAAGCACTCAACGAGAACGGACGAATGTCTGATACAGAACTCGCCGACCGTGTCGGACTGTCTCGTACTGCAGTCCGACGTCGCCGAGAAAACCTGACGGAGTCCGGTATACTTGAAGTCCTCGCAGTAGTTGTGCTTCAGGAAGCTAACTTGGCTTATGCAGACGTGCGGATCTCTCTCAACAGAGGCGTCGATTCACAGCAGCGCAACGAATTCATCAGAACGTTGATCGAAGCCGAGTTACTCTACTCAGTTGACTCTATTATGGGCGATCACGATCTGTTTGTCCGTGGTTGGCATAGTACACTTGGGAATCTCAAGACATACCTCTGGAAACTACTTGAGAGCCAGCCCGCAGTTGCTGACTTCACTATCTCTCCAGTTGTCCACACATGGAAAGCATGGGATCGTGAGCTTGATCTTCCACAGGAAGAACAGCATTCGGAGTAG
- a CDS encoding DUF917 domain-containing protein encodes MIFDVPTLERVSVDELEALGIGAGILGTGGGGHPRVGKLRIQTLLEDEAYPDSVEVIQPNDLESGATVASVGGMGAPTIGVEKLPNGGEELRALEAIEQFSGREVEALIPGEIGGVNSIVPLCVAAMTDLPVLDADGMGRAFPELQMDTFFIYGHPVNYAAISDEHGNVISYQDIDTAKRLEKFARSAAVDMGGRAGYAFPLMDGDFVTKYSIQRTLSLINTLGQNVLEAQSSGRDPVEVICNVVGGQHLFTGKIVDVLRRNEAGFARGTVELAGLDDDATLTIEFQNEFLVARKTDDEVLVSVPDLICLVDKNTGKPITTDALRYGQRVTVLGVPAPELLTTGAALDVVGPEPFGYNIEYSPLSKK; translated from the coding sequence ATGATATTTGACGTTCCTACCCTTGAACGAGTATCGGTAGACGAACTAGAAGCACTCGGCATCGGCGCAGGAATCCTTGGAACAGGCGGTGGGGGTCATCCCCGTGTCGGGAAGCTGCGTATCCAAACACTGCTGGAAGACGAGGCCTATCCTGATTCGGTTGAGGTGATTCAACCGAACGACTTAGAGAGCGGTGCGACGGTCGCCAGTGTCGGTGGAATGGGCGCTCCGACGATCGGTGTCGAGAAGTTACCGAACGGTGGCGAGGAGCTGCGGGCTCTTGAAGCAATTGAGCAATTTTCAGGGCGAGAAGTCGAGGCGCTGATACCAGGTGAGATTGGTGGGGTCAATAGCATCGTACCGCTGTGCGTGGCTGCGATGACTGACTTACCAGTTCTCGACGCCGATGGAATGGGCCGAGCATTTCCGGAACTCCAAATGGACACGTTCTTTATCTACGGCCATCCGGTGAACTACGCTGCTATCTCCGACGAACACGGCAACGTCATCAGCTATCAAGATATTGACACTGCAAAGCGGTTAGAGAAGTTTGCACGTTCGGCTGCTGTCGATATGGGCGGTCGAGCTGGCTACGCTTTCCCACTGATGGACGGAGATTTCGTCACAAAGTATAGTATTCAACGAACGCTATCGCTTATCAATACTCTCGGACAGAACGTCCTTGAGGCGCAGAGCAGTGGACGTGATCCAGTAGAAGTAATCTGCAATGTGGTCGGTGGCCAGCATTTGTTCACGGGCAAGATCGTCGACGTCCTCAGACGAAATGAGGCTGGCTTCGCCCGAGGGACGGTGGAACTCGCAGGACTCGATGATGACGCGACGCTGACTATCGAGTTCCAAAACGAGTTCCTCGTTGCTCGCAAAACAGATGATGAAGTCCTTGTGTCCGTTCCAGATTTGATCTGTCTCGTTGATAAAAACACGGGAAAACCAATTACAACTGATGCGCTCCGCTATGGACAGCGAGTAACGGTTTTGGGTGTGCCGGCACCAGAACTACTCACCACTGGTGCTGCTTTAGACGTGGTGGGTCCCGAACCATTCGGTTACAATATCGAGTATTCCCCACTTTCAAAGAAATGA
- a CDS encoding DUF917 domain-containing protein gives MKIGPAALEDIALGATVLGTGGGGDPHVGKLVARQAIEECGHVKMLQPSELDDDAFVLVSAQMGAPTVAVEKLPGGPEPISSVERVEAEFGRAADAIMPMECGGINSTFPFAVAARKGIPLVDADGMGRAFPELQHETFNVYGVSGTPAAVSDEHGNTCLLDTNDNEQLEWLARGVTIRMGGVAYVTDYPMSGTEVKETAIPGTMTLARSIGRAVQTADGSTVAAIREATHDSIYGTPQSLFEGKIVDVKRRTEGGFVVGSVMVDGLDSDDDRTMEVKFQNENLGARIDDKWVATVPDLITILDRETGDPIRTEALRYGGRVEVLGIPTPEIMRTDAALGVWGPKTFGIDTQFVPLEQ, from the coding sequence ATGAAGATCGGACCTGCAGCACTCGAGGACATTGCACTCGGTGCGACCGTCCTCGGAACTGGGGGCGGGGGCGACCCCCATGTCGGGAAGCTCGTTGCGCGGCAAGCGATAGAGGAGTGTGGACATGTTAAGATGCTACAACCTAGCGAACTCGACGACGACGCTTTCGTGCTGGTCTCCGCTCAGATGGGAGCCCCGACCGTCGCAGTCGAAAAATTACCGGGGGGTCCAGAACCAATTTCGTCGGTTGAACGCGTCGAAGCCGAATTCGGTCGTGCCGCCGACGCAATAATGCCAATGGAGTGTGGCGGGATCAACTCCACGTTCCCGTTCGCCGTCGCCGCTCGGAAAGGCATTCCTCTCGTTGATGCTGATGGGATGGGCCGGGCGTTCCCAGAGCTCCAGCATGAAACATTCAATGTGTACGGTGTGTCGGGAACACCCGCTGCGGTCAGCGATGAGCACGGTAACACATGTCTCCTCGATACAAATGACAATGAGCAACTGGAATGGCTTGCCCGAGGAGTGACGATTCGAATGGGTGGGGTGGCGTACGTAACGGATTACCCCATGTCGGGAACCGAAGTCAAAGAGACTGCGATTCCAGGGACGATGACGCTCGCACGATCGATTGGTCGTGCAGTTCAGACTGCGGACGGGTCGACTGTCGCCGCTATTCGAGAGGCGACACACGACTCGATTTACGGCACGCCGCAAAGTCTCTTCGAAGGAAAAATTGTCGACGTAAAGCGGCGAACAGAGGGTGGTTTCGTTGTCGGATCAGTGATGGTCGACGGACTCGATTCCGACGACGACCGAACGATGGAGGTTAAATTCCAGAACGAGAATCTAGGAGCTCGTATCGACGACAAGTGGGTTGCTACCGTTCCCGACCTCATCACCATCCTTGATCGCGAAACCGGTGATCCCATTCGCACAGAGGCATTGCGGTACGGAGGCCGGGTCGAAGTACTGGGCATCCCAACGCCAGAAATCATGCGCACTGACGCCGCCCTCGGCGTGTGGGGGCCGAAGACCTTTGGGATCGACACCCAGTTCGTACCTCTTGAACAATGA
- a CDS encoding hydantoinase/oxoprolinase N-terminal domain-containing protein, giving the protein MNGHRLGVDVGGTNTDAVILDEKDDPIAKTKTPTTENISSGILDAVDEVIDQSGVSVGDLTYVMLGTTHATNAITERRGLNEVGMIRLGAPATESIRPLLEWPDDLAAAIGNNTAILDGGHEFDGRQLNEFDEEQVRDCVRSFDHVDAFAVASVFSPVRDDHEQRVLKIIREEVGPDVPVSLSSEIGSVGILERENATAMNAALTSVAAEAANAFIEAMDERDIDAQLFFGQNDGTLMAVDYALEYPIFTVASGPSNSVRGAAYLSGIENGIIVDVGGTTTDIGALTDGFPRESSVAVEIGDVKTNFRMPDLIALGIGGGSIVEQRDDESVTVGPESVGYRLTDEALCFGGSKLTATDLEAAAGTVDIGETTPDVDGDTVSAAREYIRTKIERAVDRMKTSPEPVPVIVVGGGSILVPDDLEGATQVYKPDHYEVANAVGVAIAQVSGEIDRIYSLDDQSRDEAMDDAKSEAIGNAIEAGSAEDSVEIIDIEEVPLSYLPGNAVRIKVKAAGDLDH; this is encoded by the coding sequence ATGAACGGACATAGACTTGGAGTTGACGTTGGCGGAACGAACACAGACGCGGTCATCCTTGATGAGAAGGACGATCCGATCGCGAAAACAAAGACACCAACCACCGAGAACATCTCCTCGGGGATACTGGACGCGGTCGATGAAGTCATCGATCAGAGTGGTGTCTCCGTCGGTGATCTCACCTACGTAATGTTGGGTACGACACATGCGACGAACGCTATTACTGAACGGCGCGGACTCAACGAGGTCGGGATGATACGACTCGGCGCTCCGGCGACAGAGAGCATTCGGCCACTGCTGGAATGGCCGGACGACCTAGCCGCGGCAATCGGAAACAACACGGCAATTCTTGATGGAGGCCACGAGTTTGACGGCCGGCAGCTCAACGAATTTGATGAAGAGCAGGTTCGAGACTGCGTTCGGTCATTCGACCACGTCGATGCCTTCGCCGTCGCCAGCGTGTTCTCGCCAGTTCGTGACGACCACGAACAGCGGGTTCTGAAGATCATCCGTGAGGAAGTGGGACCTGACGTCCCGGTCTCACTATCGAGCGAGATTGGAAGCGTGGGTATCTTAGAACGAGAAAACGCGACTGCAATGAATGCGGCGCTGACGAGTGTTGCTGCAGAGGCGGCCAATGCGTTCATCGAGGCGATGGACGAACGAGATATCGATGCCCAACTATTCTTCGGACAGAACGATGGGACGTTAATGGCGGTCGATTATGCTCTGGAGTATCCAATCTTCACCGTCGCATCCGGGCCATCTAACTCCGTTCGTGGTGCTGCGTACCTCTCTGGGATCGAAAACGGCATCATTGTCGATGTCGGCGGAACAACGACGGATATCGGTGCACTTACCGACGGGTTTCCGCGCGAATCTAGTGTAGCCGTCGAAATTGGCGACGTCAAGACGAACTTCCGTATGCCCGACCTCATCGCATTGGGGATCGGTGGGGGTTCGATTGTGGAGCAACGCGACGACGAGTCTGTAACTGTCGGGCCGGAGTCGGTCGGATACCGGCTCACTGACGAGGCGCTCTGTTTTGGTGGGTCGAAACTCACAGCAACCGATCTGGAAGCTGCTGCAGGCACAGTTGACATCGGAGAGACCACACCAGATGTCGACGGTGATACCGTCTCTGCTGCTCGTGAGTACATTCGAACGAAGATTGAGCGAGCCGTCGACCGCATGAAGACCAGCCCAGAACCGGTCCCTGTAATCGTCGTTGGTGGTGGGAGCATTCTTGTTCCAGACGATCTTGAAGGGGCAACGCAAGTCTACAAACCCGATCATTACGAGGTGGCGAATGCAGTCGGGGTTGCCATTGCACAGGTCTCCGGAGAGATCGATCGTATCTATAGCCTCGACGACCAGAGCCGGGATGAGGCGATGGACGACGCCAAATCTGAAGCGATCGGGAATGCTATTGAAGCAGGGAGCGCGGAGGATTCTGTAGAAATCATCGACATTGAGGAGGTACCGCTGTCATACCTTCCCGGAAACGCGGTTCGAATCAAAGTGAAAGCAGCAGGAGACCTCGATCATTGA
- a CDS encoding DUF917 domain-containing protein: MTERITEKTLGDYATGAAVLGTGGGGDPYVGELMAKQAIEEHGPVDLIDPRDVPTDALIVPSAMLGAPTVMVEKIPRGTESIASFEALETHLGEEAFATMSIEAGGLNSTVPIAVAAALDLPLVDADGMGRAFPEMQMVTLTLGGISATPTSVADEKGNSVFIDTENNRRAEQFTRTTSIEMGGACMIATYAHMGAQLQEHAILDSMSLARNIGETLRTAISRGADPVAELLELTDGFELFGGKVIDVERRTEGGFAIGTATIDGFGPYDGRTLQLEFQNENLVAQDSDLGIVASTPDLITVLDAETGQPVTTEGLMYGQRVRVAGMPCSEKWRTDAGLNLVGPQQFDYDIDYEPIEIIHNHERT, encoded by the coding sequence ATGACTGAACGAATAACTGAAAAAACGCTTGGTGACTACGCTACTGGAGCAGCGGTTCTTGGCACTGGTGGTGGCGGTGACCCATATGTTGGAGAGTTAATGGCAAAGCAGGCAATCGAGGAACATGGCCCGGTCGACCTGATCGATCCCCGAGACGTCCCGACCGATGCACTGATCGTCCCAAGTGCGATGCTCGGCGCACCGACAGTAATGGTCGAGAAAATTCCCCGTGGTACTGAAAGTATCGCCTCGTTCGAGGCGCTCGAGACACATCTTGGAGAGGAAGCGTTCGCCACGATGAGTATCGAAGCGGGAGGACTCAACAGCACTGTCCCAATCGCTGTCGCTGCGGCACTTGACCTCCCGCTCGTGGATGCCGACGGAATGGGCCGGGCGTTTCCTGAAATGCAAATGGTGACGTTAACACTTGGTGGTATCTCGGCGACACCAACGAGCGTCGCCGACGAGAAAGGGAACTCGGTGTTCATTGATACGGAGAACAATCGACGTGCCGAGCAGTTCACCCGGACGACAAGCATCGAGATGGGTGGTGCGTGTATGATTGCAACGTATGCTCACATGGGCGCTCAACTGCAAGAGCACGCGATCCTCGATTCGATGTCGCTCGCTCGAAATATCGGCGAAACGCTTCGAACAGCTATTTCGCGAGGTGCTGATCCCGTCGCCGAACTTCTTGAACTAACCGATGGGTTCGAACTATTCGGCGGGAAGGTTATTGACGTCGAACGCCGCACCGAAGGCGGGTTCGCAATCGGGACAGCTACTATCGATGGTTTCGGGCCATATGACGGGCGTACGCTCCAACTGGAGTTTCAGAACGAAAATCTGGTCGCTCAAGATTCGGATCTCGGAATCGTCGCGAGTACTCCCGATCTTATCACCGTCCTCGACGCTGAGACGGGACAACCGGTGACAACGGAGGGACTAATGTATGGCCAACGAGTACGGGTCGCGGGTATGCCGTGCTCGGAGAAGTGGCGGACGGATGCGGGACTCAACCTTGTCGGACCTCAGCAGTTCGACTACGACATCGACTACGAACCAATCGAAATCATTCATAACCATGAACGGACATAG
- a CDS encoding ABC transporter ATP-binding protein has protein sequence MTESTAPLLEVDRLKKYFPVKEGILKRTNDYVRAVDGVSFDIRSGETMALIGESGSGKSTVAKTIVGLHEPTDGTIHFDGTDITHPSGEQLDQIRSRMQMVFQDPTASLNPRRTVGKSMGVPMKARGVPTAEREDRISELLDLVELNDEYLYKYPHELSGGQKQRINIARAISIEPELLLLDEPTSALDVSVQAKIIGLLEDLQDELGLTYLFITHDLSLVRNFADETAVMYLGQIQEKGETTEVFHHPRHPYSRSLLSAIPVTSEEEEAYKPRHEPLEGEIPSPRNIPSGCRFHTRCPYAQSSCTEVDPAFTRVESGPRIRCHIYDAEFREEFDDVPDVALSPSPMEGTRFEHQQTEDTTDD, from the coding sequence ATGACTGAGTCGACGGCTCCGTTGCTAGAGGTCGATCGCCTGAAGAAATATTTCCCAGTGAAAGAAGGGATCCTAAAGCGAACTAACGACTATGTCAGAGCCGTCGACGGTGTCTCGTTCGATATCCGATCGGGTGAGACAATGGCATTGATCGGTGAGTCTGGGAGCGGAAAATCCACGGTTGCAAAGACGATCGTTGGTCTCCACGAACCGACGGATGGGACAATACACTTCGACGGTACCGACATCACACATCCGTCCGGCGAACAACTAGATCAAATTCGGTCGCGTATGCAGATGGTGTTCCAAGACCCAACAGCCAGCTTAAATCCTCGGCGTACTGTCGGAAAGTCAATGGGGGTACCGATGAAAGCACGTGGTGTGCCGACCGCCGAACGTGAGGACCGAATCAGTGAACTTCTCGACTTAGTCGAACTCAACGACGAATATCTGTATAAGTATCCTCACGAACTGTCTGGGGGGCAGAAACAGCGTATTAATATTGCACGCGCTATCTCGATTGAGCCGGAACTGCTCCTACTTGACGAACCGACGAGTGCTCTCGACGTGAGTGTACAGGCCAAGATTATCGGCCTGCTCGAAGACCTGCAGGACGAACTTGGATTGACGTATCTGTTCATTACTCACGATCTCTCACTGGTCAGAAATTTTGCCGATGAAACCGCGGTAATGTATCTTGGGCAGATCCAAGAGAAAGGTGAAACAACAGAGGTGTTCCATCACCCACGACATCCGTACTCTCGCTCGCTACTGTCAGCAATTCCAGTAACGTCCGAGGAAGAAGAAGCGTACAAGCCACGGCACGAGCCACTAGAAGGAGAGATCCCTAGTCCTCGAAATATTCCGTCCGGTTGTCGCTTCCATACTCGCTGCCCCTACGCTCAATCGTCGTGCACAGAGGTCGACCCGGCGTTCACGCGCGTGGAGTCGGGACCACGTATTCGTTGCCACATCTATGATGCTGAGTTCCGAGAGGAATTCGACGACGTGCCAGACGTGGCGTTATCGCCGTCACCGATGGAAGGCACGAGATTCGAACATCAGCAAACCGAGGACACTACAGATGACTGA
- a CDS encoding ABC transporter ATP-binding protein, producing the protein MTLDEPIAEDPLLSVKDLRVGFESFDGFADVVDGVNLSVGKGEVVTVAGETGCGKSVTMKAILQLLNEPPARIDGSIVFDGEHLRELSSKAFDRIKGQRMSLIFQDPMSSLNPTFTIGEQLTDTVQFGGRGNVGVVEYFRRKHLGGKRTEARERAIEMLEQVKMPAPEDAMNSYPTQLSGGMCQRVLIAQALLNEPDLLIADEIGTALDVTIHDQILTLLEDLIEEHDLSVLMITHNLGVARQVSDRVYIMYGGRTVETAPTQQLFDDPKHPYTQGLIASIPRLTGETMAEGIDGSVPEYLDPPSGCRFRPRCPYAHEACAQQRPEMTALSEQTGVECVLYDENARASYEQPSLEQTRQQMGTLDSAESSREEADD; encoded by the coding sequence ATGACACTAGACGAACCAATCGCAGAGGATCCGTTGCTTTCTGTGAAGGATCTTCGCGTCGGTTTCGAATCGTTCGACGGCTTCGCAGATGTTGTCGATGGAGTGAATCTCTCGGTTGGGAAAGGCGAGGTCGTCACCGTTGCTGGCGAGACTGGTTGTGGGAAATCGGTGACGATGAAAGCAATCCTTCAATTATTGAACGAGCCACCTGCCCGTATCGACGGCAGCATCGTGTTCGACGGAGAACACCTCCGTGAACTCTCCTCAAAGGCGTTCGACCGCATCAAGGGGCAACGGATGAGCCTGATTTTTCAAGACCCCATGTCTAGCCTGAACCCTACATTTACGATCGGAGAACAGTTGACCGACACCGTGCAGTTCGGTGGACGTGGTAATGTCGGGGTCGTCGAATATTTCCGCCGGAAACATCTCGGCGGTAAACGAACCGAGGCACGTGAACGGGCTATCGAAATGTTGGAACAAGTGAAGATGCCCGCCCCCGAGGATGCAATGAACTCGTACCCGACTCAACTCTCCGGAGGAATGTGCCAGCGTGTTCTCATCGCGCAAGCACTGTTGAACGAGCCAGATTTGCTCATTGCTGACGAGATTGGGACTGCATTGGACGTGACAATCCACGATCAGATACTCACATTGCTGGAGGATCTCATCGAGGAGCATGATCTGAGTGTCCTGATGATCACCCATAATCTGGGCGTCGCACGGCAAGTGAGTGACCGTGTCTACATCATGTACGGTGGACGGACGGTCGAAACGGCACCGACACAACAGCTATTCGACGACCCTAAGCATCCCTACACACAGGGACTCATTGCGTCTATTCCGCGCCTTACAGGAGAAACGATGGCAGAAGGGATTGACGGTTCGGTCCCTGAGTACCTCGATCCACCGTCGGGGTGCCGATTCCGTCCGCGATGTCCCTACGCCCACGAAGCATGTGCACAACAGCGTCCGGAGATGACAGCGCTCTCCGAACAGACCGGTGTTGAGTGTGTTCTCTACGACGAGAATGCACGCGCATCGTATGAACAACCATCACTCGAACAGACGCGTCAGCAGATGGGGACACTCGACTCGGCCGAGTCATCTCGGGAGGAAGCGGATGACTGA
- a CDS encoding ABC transporter permease, whose product MSTADNRFLDTVVSEQRWELWKRGWQRFTSRPMSVIGLGIIIAVVIAAVLAPVIAPYPQHAGSYTNFQDALTSPSLDHPFGTDNVGRDVLSRVLFGYRLSLTMAVVVLGFGVPFGVFLGLVAGYYGGWVETVIMRMTDTALALPPLVMALAITSALQPTLWNAMLAVAALWWTWHTRLVQSIVASERNEEYVQAAELAGASGPHIMFREILPNCLSPILVKVTLDAGFVILIGAGLSFIGVGVQPPQPGLGTMVSQGTDYLPNSWWYPIFPGAAIFVLVMGFNMLGDGLRDVFDVEVDR is encoded by the coding sequence ATGAGTACAGCTGACAACCGTTTCTTAGACACCGTCGTCTCCGAGCAGCGTTGGGAACTCTGGAAACGTGGCTGGCAGCGATTCACTAGTAGACCGATGAGCGTCATCGGTTTGGGAATCATCATCGCAGTCGTCATCGCTGCAGTACTGGCACCAGTTATTGCACCGTACCCGCAACATGCTGGATCGTACACCAATTTCCAGGATGCACTGACCTCTCCGAGTCTCGACCATCCTTTCGGGACTGATAACGTCGGTCGCGACGTCCTTTCTCGAGTCCTCTTTGGCTACCGCCTATCGTTGACCATGGCTGTAGTCGTTCTCGGCTTCGGAGTCCCTTTCGGTGTGTTTTTGGGACTCGTCGCTGGCTACTATGGAGGTTGGGTCGAGACGGTCATCATGCGAATGACGGATACTGCGCTCGCACTTCCACCGCTGGTGATGGCGCTGGCGATTACGTCAGCACTTCAGCCGACACTGTGGAACGCAATGTTAGCAGTTGCGGCACTCTGGTGGACATGGCACACCCGGCTTGTCCAGAGCATCGTCGCAAGCGAGCGTAACGAAGAGTACGTCCAAGCGGCTGAACTGGCGGGTGCAAGTGGTCCACACATCATGTTCCGAGAGATACTCCCGAACTGTCTCTCACCAATTCTGGTCAAGGTAACATTAGACGCTGGGTTTGTCATCCTCATCGGTGCGGGGCTCTCGTTCATTGGGGTTGGCGTCCAGCCGCCACAGCCTGGCCTAGGGACAATGGTGAGTCAGGGAACAGACTATCTTCCGAATTCGTGGTGGTACCCGATTTTCCCAGGAGCTGCCATCTTCGTATTAGTGATGGGATTCAATATGCTGGGCGATGGCCTGCGTGACGTATTTGACGTGGAGGTTGACCGATGA
- a CDS encoding ABC transporter permease — protein sequence MKYWQYLVRRLAGGVVSLLGLSIIIFVISRILPGNPARMALGALASEKQVAELSREMGLNQPIWEQYVQYMSGLLTGNLGQSLETKRAVTTDIVQYLPATLELITVSILFTIVIGIPLGVVAAQNKDGVVDHGSRFLAFFSVSIPGFFIGILFQVVFGYLFQWFPITGRISNEYASEVTSTTGFLLIDTLLSGNLLAHINAWHHLFLPALALSMAGVGQIMRLTRSSMIDVQDQDYVEAERGYGLPDWLVTYKYTLKNAFIPTLTVLGLLYASLLGNAFLIELVFSWPGLARYGVTAVMNNDFNAVVGVTMTIGVAFVGMNLLIDVLLGRVDPRIRLRIEEAT from the coding sequence ATGAAGTACTGGCAGTATCTCGTCCGCCGGCTCGCTGGCGGTGTAGTCAGCCTTCTCGGGCTTTCTATCATCATTTTCGTGATATCTCGAATATTACCAGGGAACCCTGCACGAATGGCGTTGGGAGCACTAGCGTCAGAAAAGCAGGTTGCAGAGCTGTCTCGGGAAATGGGCCTCAACCAACCGATTTGGGAGCAGTACGTGCAGTACATGAGTGGATTGCTGACCGGCAACTTGGGCCAGAGTCTGGAGACGAAACGGGCAGTGACGACGGATATCGTTCAGTACCTCCCCGCGACGCTGGAACTGATTACCGTCTCAATTCTGTTCACGATCGTGATCGGAATCCCACTCGGTGTGGTCGCTGCACAGAACAAAGATGGGGTGGTCGACCATGGATCGCGATTTCTCGCGTTCTTCAGCGTCAGTATCCCCGGATTTTTCATCGGTATTCTATTCCAAGTTGTCTTTGGGTACCTCTTTCAGTGGTTTCCAATTACAGGACGGATATCCAACGAATATGCTTCAGAGGTCACCTCGACGACTGGGTTTTTATTGATAGATACACTGCTCTCGGGAAACCTACTGGCACACATCAACGCATGGCACCATCTCTTCCTTCCAGCACTGGCGCTCTCAATGGCAGGTGTCGGCCAGATCATGCGATTGACGCGGTCGTCGATGATCGATGTTCAGGACCAAGACTACGTCGAAGCCGAACGAGGATATGGGCTCCCCGACTGGTTAGTCACCTACAAGTATACGCTCAAGAACGCGTTTATCCCCACATTGACCGTCCTCGGGCTACTGTATGCGTCACTGCTGGGAAACGCATTCCTAATCGAGCTCGTGTTCTCGTGGCCCGGCCTCGCTCGGTACGGCGTCACAGCTGTCATGAACAACGATTTCAACGCTGTCGTTGGGGTGACAATGACTATTGGCGTGGCGTTCGTCGGTATGAACCTCTTGATCGACGTGTTGCTAGGCCGAGTCGATCCACGGATCAGACTCCGAATTGAGGAGGCAACCTGA